One Edaphobacter flagellatus genomic region harbors:
- a CDS encoding 3-keto-disaccharide hydrolase — MNIKLLFAPILAATLVSTAAAQDVKDFLGRWDMTVTPATGKPYPQWIELIDNGGKIEGKLQPRGGAWRPIVGAHVDSGKLIVDVGPAAPGSEISWELSSAGAGKLTGVEKHGNDAGPTLSGVKAPSLDRPMPKQWTKPQPLFNGKDLTGWEPIGHVENNKWVARNGELVNDNPEVPGQKLPPAANIMTTEKFQDFKLHIEVNCPEGGNSGIYMRGRYELQVGTEGGKLPSHEMGAIYSWYPPPAGAENNLGKWTSFDVTLVGRHITVYRDGKLYHDNVELPGPTGGALDSNEAEPGPFYLQGDHHGVIMYRNITISVPKK, encoded by the coding sequence GTGAACATTAAACTCCTGTTTGCACCTATCCTGGCGGCAACGCTCGTCTCGACCGCCGCTGCGCAAGATGTCAAAGACTTCCTGGGCCGTTGGGACATGACGGTGACTCCCGCCACCGGCAAACCGTATCCGCAATGGATCGAGCTCATCGACAACGGCGGCAAGATTGAGGGGAAGCTCCAGCCCAGGGGCGGCGCATGGCGTCCTATCGTCGGCGCTCACGTGGATTCGGGCAAGCTGATCGTCGATGTCGGTCCAGCGGCCCCCGGCTCCGAGATCAGCTGGGAGCTCAGCTCCGCAGGTGCAGGCAAGCTGACCGGTGTGGAGAAGCACGGCAACGACGCCGGCCCCACGCTCTCCGGCGTCAAGGCGCCTTCGCTTGATCGGCCCATGCCGAAGCAGTGGACCAAGCCCCAACCGCTCTTCAACGGCAAAGACCTTACCGGCTGGGAGCCGATCGGACACGTCGAGAACAACAAGTGGGTGGCTCGCAACGGCGAGCTGGTGAATGACAATCCCGAGGTGCCCGGACAAAAGCTACCCCCGGCGGCCAACATCATGACCACCGAAAAGTTCCAGGACTTCAAGCTGCACATCGAAGTGAACTGTCCCGAGGGTGGCAACAGCGGCATCTACATGCGCGGACGCTATGAGTTACAGGTAGGCACCGAAGGCGGCAAGCTGCCGTCGCATGAGATGGGTGCAATCTACAGCTGGTATCCACCACCTGCAGGGGCGGAAAATAACCTCGGCAAGTGGACGTCCTTCGATGTCACGCTCGTCGGCAGGCACATCACGGTCTACCGCGATGGCAAGCTGTACCACGACAACGTCGAGCTACCCGGCCCGACCGGCGGCGCTCTCGACAGCAACGAGGCCGAGCCCGGTCCCTTCTATCTGCAGGGCGACCATCACGGCGTCATCATGTATCGCAACATCACCATCTCCGTCCCGAAGAAGTGA
- a CDS encoding DUF2461 domain-containing protein → MAPAAPHYTSEAIKFLRGLKRNNNRDWFNARKAIYEREIKLATQAIVAAVNEEMLRFAPENVQPPQKAVFRIYRDIRFSSDKRPYKTHQGAWWARSGLEKTSGGGFYFHLADNELLIAAGVYMPEREQLLAIRRHIEANHAEMRALLKAKKLNALMTEFDGSKLTRLPKGFLPESPAADLILNRQWGYSTRLPVEAATKPTLVKEIVKRFEAATPLIAFLNQPLAPKARKPLF, encoded by the coding sequence ATGGCGCCTGCTGCTCCTCACTACACTTCTGAAGCGATCAAGTTTCTTCGCGGTCTCAAGCGCAACAACAACCGTGACTGGTTCAACGCGCGCAAGGCCATCTACGAACGCGAGATCAAGCTTGCCACCCAGGCCATCGTTGCCGCCGTCAACGAGGAGATGCTGCGCTTCGCGCCGGAGAATGTCCAGCCGCCACAAAAAGCCGTCTTCCGCATCTATCGCGACATCCGCTTCTCCTCCGACAAGCGTCCCTACAAAACCCACCAGGGAGCATGGTGGGCGCGCTCGGGCCTCGAGAAGACCTCCGGCGGAGGCTTCTACTTTCACCTCGCCGATAACGAGCTGCTGATCGCCGCCGGCGTCTACATGCCCGAGCGCGAACAGCTACTCGCCATCCGCCGCCATATCGAAGCCAACCACGCAGAGATGCGCGCCCTTCTCAAAGCAAAAAAACTCAACGCGCTGATGACCGAGTTCGACGGCAGCAAGCTCACCCGTCTGCCCAAAGGCTTCCTGCCCGAGTCGCCCGCCGCCGATCTGATCCTCAACCGCCAGTGGGGCTACAGCACGCGCCTGCCTGTCGAAGCCGCCACCAAACCGACGCTGGTCAAAGAGATCGTCAAACGCTTCGAAGCCGCTACGCCCCTGATAGCCTTCCTCAATCAGCCGCTGGCACCGAAGGCGCGCAAGCCGCTGTTTTGA
- a CDS encoding LysR family transcriptional regulator yields the protein MDFDPVLLRAFVAVKETGGFTRAGLRLNLTQSAISHQIRRLEEQVGRPLLHRTTRHQTLTEDGEEFLRHAERILASLDALTQRFQPSPVSGVVRFGVPESFMGDRLPPLLCQFARAFPSVRLDISVTTYLDLRSMIEADELDLAVVLCMSGKKSELALRQTQFVWVAADTFDAPPHGSLPLALAPAQCVNRQVGLAALAKTPVEWHVVFTSPSHQGLRAAVLAGLGVTVLTRDDLEPGMKIVDGQYGLPSLPKINFTLVWGKSGQTLASREFAQMILNMPQPRRKSIRSRKA from the coding sequence ATGGATTTTGATCCTGTACTTCTGCGTGCTTTCGTTGCGGTCAAAGAAACCGGAGGATTCACCCGGGCAGGACTGCGGCTGAACCTGACGCAGTCGGCGATCAGCCATCAGATTCGCCGCCTTGAAGAGCAGGTCGGCAGACCGCTTCTGCATCGCACGACGAGGCATCAGACCCTGACGGAAGACGGCGAGGAGTTCCTCCGCCACGCAGAGCGGATTCTGGCTTCGCTCGATGCACTGACACAGCGCTTTCAGCCATCGCCGGTCTCCGGAGTCGTGCGCTTCGGAGTACCTGAAAGCTTCATGGGCGACCGGCTCCCTCCGCTGCTGTGCCAGTTTGCGCGAGCATTTCCATCCGTGCGCCTCGACATCAGTGTCACCACCTACCTCGATCTACGGTCCATGATCGAAGCCGACGAGCTCGATCTCGCTGTGGTGCTGTGCATGTCTGGCAAGAAGAGCGAGCTCGCTTTGCGGCAGACGCAGTTTGTATGGGTGGCGGCAGACACATTCGACGCGCCACCACACGGCTCGCTGCCACTCGCGCTTGCTCCTGCGCAGTGCGTCAACCGCCAGGTCGGCCTTGCTGCCTTGGCCAAAACTCCCGTCGAGTGGCACGTCGTCTTCACCTCACCCAGCCACCAGGGACTTCGCGCAGCTGTGCTGGCTGGCCTTGGCGTCACCGTACTGACACGAGACGACCTGGAACCCGGCATGAAGATTGTCGATGGCCAATATGGACTACCGTCCCTGCCGAAGATCAACTTCACGCTGGTCTGGGGCAAAAGCGGCCAGACGTTAGCCTCCCGCGAATTTGCACAGATGATCCTCAATATGCCCCAACCCAGGCGCAAATCGATCCGCTCGCGCAAAGCGTAA
- a CDS encoding VOC family protein gives MNKLAPFLWFNDNAEEAAEFYLSVFPHARKLGEVRSKGVGPWPAGKIATITIELEGQEIVFLNGGPSYQLNPAISFFVRCDSQAEIDGYWDKLMAGGGKPMACGWLTDRFGLCWQIVPRHIDQLIDHPKAMQAMMGMIKMDLAALEAAAREG, from the coding sequence ATGAACAAACTTGCTCCATTCCTCTGGTTCAACGACAACGCCGAAGAAGCAGCCGAGTTCTACCTGAGCGTCTTTCCGCACGCGCGCAAGCTTGGTGAAGTGCGCTCCAAGGGAGTGGGCCCCTGGCCCGCGGGCAAGATCGCCACCATCACCATCGAGCTCGAAGGCCAGGAGATCGTCTTCCTCAACGGTGGGCCTTCGTACCAGCTCAACCCCGCCATCTCCTTCTTCGTGCGCTGCGACTCGCAGGCCGAGATCGATGGCTACTGGGACAAGCTGATGGCAGGGGGAGGCAAGCCCATGGCCTGCGGCTGGCTCACCGACCGCTTCGGCCTCTGCTGGCAGATCGTGCCGCGCCACATCGACCAGTTGATCGATCACCCCAAAGCCATGCAAGCGATGATGGGCATGATCAAGATGGATCTGGCTGCGCTCGAAGCCGCCGCACGCGAGGGCTGA
- a CDS encoding helix-turn-helix transcriptional regulator produces MKNRLRVLRAERNWSQADLAQKLEVSRQSINAIETGKYDPSLPLAFKLARLFNTTIEAVFDDEA; encoded by the coding sequence ATGAAGAACCGGCTTCGTGTCCTCCGTGCCGAACGCAACTGGTCCCAGGCCGACCTCGCCCAGAAGCTCGAGGTCTCCCGCCAGTCCATCAACGCCATCGAGACCGGGAAGTACGACCCTTCACTCCCCCTGGCCTTCAAACTTGCGCGTCTCTTCAACACCACCATCGAAGCCGTCTTCGACGACGAAGCATAA
- a CDS encoding YciI family protein: MKEGGSMAQYLVAIHHPDGYDPAVSEDEAMERDIDVLNGEMIAAGVRLFAGGLSPARKARSLRAQPKGEVLITDGPYLETKEHIGGFWILEAASLDEALEWGRKAVIACRAPVEVRAFL; this comes from the coding sequence ATGAAAGAGGGAGGGAGTATGGCTCAGTATCTGGTTGCAATTCATCATCCCGACGGTTACGACCCGGCTGTCAGTGAAGACGAAGCAATGGAGCGCGATATCGATGTACTCAACGGGGAGATGATCGCCGCTGGTGTCAGGCTTTTCGCCGGCGGCCTGAGTCCGGCGCGCAAGGCGCGATCACTGCGCGCGCAACCCAAAGGTGAGGTGCTGATTACCGATGGGCCGTACCTCGAGACGAAGGAGCACATCGGCGGTTTTTGGATACTCGAGGCCGCCAGTCTGGACGAAGCGCTGGAGTGGGGCCGCAAGGCTGTCATCGCCTGTCGTGCACCCGTCGAGGTAAGAGCGTTCCTCTAA
- a CDS encoding PEP-CTERM sorting domain-containing protein, which produces MRTFFSSVLFVVGVIMCPSTHADTINTFVVAANLRNGGTVSGTLEIDTTAGFFRKIDLSLVEGATTYIFDNETGTTNPNVHYVTGWFNGSPGSFLSFSIPGATLVGYSGGPVCSISNFMSCGGVTSALAGPVIDPFVNGSLTLEQSAATTPEPSSLLLLGTGIVGVTGMARRKFLMRK; this is translated from the coding sequence ATGCGTACCTTCTTTTCCTCTGTTCTGTTCGTTGTCGGCGTCATCATGTGCCCTAGCACCCATGCAGATACAATCAACACTTTCGTAGTGGCCGCAAATCTTCGAAACGGTGGAACTGTCTCCGGTACATTGGAGATAGATACAACAGCGGGCTTCTTTCGAAAAATCGACCTTTCGCTTGTAGAGGGTGCAACAACTTACATTTTTGATAATGAGACGGGAACTACCAACCCAAATGTGCACTATGTAACTGGGTGGTTTAACGGTAGTCCAGGTTCATTTTTATCTTTTTCCATTCCTGGCGCAACTCTTGTTGGCTATTCGGGGGGGCCGGTATGCTCCATCTCGAACTTTATGTCATGCGGTGGAGTTACCAGTGCCTTAGCTGGTCCGGTCATCGATCCCTTTGTTAATGGTTCTTTGACATTAGAGCAAAGTGCAGCGACGACACCCGAACCGTCAAGTCTTTTACTTCTAGGTACTGGTATTGTTGGGGTCACCGGAATGGCGCGAAGAAAATTTCTTATGCGCAAGTAG
- a CDS encoding sugar phosphate isomerase/epimerase family protein: protein MMNRRAFLQSSAAALIAAHAHSLFADPLGLPIGCQTYPVRKQIATDFTGTMKSLRTAGFTNIELCSPYGYKDFNGLQQYKPQELRRMLSDWGITCISAHWAPSELFQKADESIAYAHDFGMTQMAVAALGPFNYKGTETADDVKRYVEPFNAFAEKAHAAGITALLHNEGFVSAHIDGKPVYDMMIAELNPETTKLQFQVSTLQQGYDPVTYFHKYAGRFLSMHCQDWVKDPSTKSGFRQVPLGKGVVDWKAVFAAAKVGGIKNYFVELEEDPALMPPSVPYLKSLNV from the coding sequence ATGATGAACCGCAGAGCCTTTCTTCAAAGCAGCGCCGCTGCTCTGATTGCCGCCCACGCGCATAGCCTCTTCGCCGACCCTCTCGGCCTGCCCATCGGCTGTCAGACCTATCCCGTGCGCAAACAGATTGCCACCGACTTCACCGGCACCATGAAGTCGCTGCGCACCGCCGGCTTCACCAACATCGAGCTCTGCTCGCCCTATGGCTACAAGGATTTCAACGGCCTGCAGCAATACAAGCCGCAGGAGCTGCGCCGCATGCTCAGCGACTGGGGCATCACCTGCATCTCCGCGCACTGGGCGCCGAGCGAGCTCTTCCAGAAGGCCGACGAGAGCATCGCCTACGCCCACGACTTCGGCATGACGCAGATGGCCGTCGCCGCACTTGGACCCTTCAACTACAAAGGCACCGAGACAGCCGACGACGTCAAACGCTACGTTGAGCCCTTCAATGCCTTCGCCGAAAAAGCCCACGCCGCCGGCATCACCGCGCTGCTGCACAACGAAGGCTTCGTCTCCGCACACATCGACGGCAAGCCGGTCTACGACATGATGATCGCCGAGCTGAATCCCGAGACCACGAAGCTCCAGTTCCAGGTCTCCACCCTGCAGCAGGGCTACGACCCGGTGACCTACTTCCACAAGTACGCCGGCCGCTTCCTCTCGATGCACTGCCAGGACTGGGTCAAGGACCCCTCCACCAAATCCGGCTTCCGCCAGGTCCCGCTCGGCAAGGGCGTCGTGGACTGGAAGGCCGTCTTCGCCGCAGCCAAAGTGGGCGGCATCAAAAACTACTTCGTCGAGCTAGAGGAAGACCCCGCACTCATGCCGCCCAGCGTGCCGTACCTCAAGTCGCTGAACGTTTGA
- a CDS encoding MFS transporter, translating to MTISSSRKNIIALAAVCLASLMFGLEISSVPVILPTLERVLHSDFKSMQWIMNAYTIACTTVLMATGTLADRFGRRRVFVAGIAAFGVTSLLCGLAQSASILIVSRFLQGMGGGTMLICQVAVLSYQFQEGKERVKAFGMWGIIFGIGLGFGPIIGGMIVAVSNWQWVFLVHVLLSAVTLILVFSGVQESRDPHAEKLDIAGIITLSLSVFGLAYFITQGPDLGLTSIAAISIMAASVVSFLLFLVVEKKSARPMFDFSVFRIRNFSGALLGSMGMNFSFWPFMIYLPIFFQSALGYGSVAAGLSLLAYTLPTLVVPPIAERLAQKYQPGIVIPAGLFTIGLGFLLMRFGNDVGHASGLRMLPGCLLAGVGLGLTNTPVTNTTTGSVPSTRAGMASGIDMSARLITLALNIALMGFILIEGVSSYLKKIFPGVLDSLQLRSLAEKIAAGNFASLKQSYSQLLSFDSSGTAVHAALVHGFGLVMLYGGLGVWILAAASLVIFAPWKTYQCATAKCSLESDVALCGEQTCGR from the coding sequence ATGACGATCTCATCTTCCCGGAAAAACATTATTGCTCTGGCTGCTGTTTGCCTGGCATCGCTGATGTTCGGTTTAGAGATTTCCAGTGTGCCGGTGATCCTGCCCACGCTGGAAAGAGTCCTGCATAGCGATTTCAAGAGCATGCAATGGATCATGAATGCGTACACCATCGCCTGCACGACGGTTCTGATGGCAACGGGAACACTGGCAGACCGGTTTGGACGGAGGCGTGTCTTCGTTGCAGGGATCGCCGCCTTCGGTGTGACATCGTTGCTCTGTGGTTTGGCCCAGAGCGCTTCCATTCTGATTGTGAGCCGGTTTCTGCAGGGGATGGGTGGCGGCACGATGCTGATCTGCCAGGTCGCAGTGCTCTCGTACCAGTTTCAGGAAGGCAAAGAACGGGTGAAAGCCTTCGGTATGTGGGGAATTATCTTTGGCATCGGCCTGGGATTCGGACCGATTATTGGCGGCATGATCGTTGCCGTATCGAATTGGCAATGGGTCTTTCTCGTCCATGTTCTGCTTTCCGCCGTTACCTTGATTCTGGTCTTCAGTGGAGTTCAGGAGTCGCGCGATCCGCACGCAGAAAAGCTGGATATCGCGGGCATCATCACGCTTTCGCTCTCTGTTTTCGGACTGGCGTATTTCATTACGCAAGGACCGGATCTTGGCCTTACCAGCATCGCGGCGATCAGCATCATGGCTGCTTCGGTGGTGAGCTTCCTTCTTTTTCTTGTCGTGGAGAAGAAAAGCGCGCGGCCGATGTTTGATTTCTCCGTCTTCAGGATCCGGAATTTTTCCGGCGCTCTGCTCGGATCGATGGGCATGAATTTCAGCTTCTGGCCCTTCATGATTTATCTGCCGATCTTCTTTCAGAGCGCGCTGGGTTACGGCAGTGTTGCTGCAGGCCTGTCGTTGCTGGCGTATACGTTGCCCACGTTGGTGGTTCCTCCGATAGCAGAACGGCTTGCGCAGAAATATCAACCCGGCATCGTGATTCCTGCAGGCTTGTTCACGATCGGACTGGGCTTTCTTTTGATGAGGTTCGGCAATGATGTTGGCCACGCAAGCGGCCTCAGGATGCTTCCCGGATGTTTGCTGGCGGGTGTCGGGCTGGGCTTAACCAATACTCCCGTGACGAACACGACGACGGGTTCGGTTCCCAGCACGCGCGCAGGCATGGCTTCGGGCATCGATATGAGCGCCCGGCTGATTACATTGGCCCTCAATATCGCCCTGATGGGATTCATTTTGATCGAAGGTGTCTCTTCGTATCTGAAGAAAATTTTTCCTGGAGTTTTGGATTCGCTGCAGCTGCGCTCGCTTGCTGAAAAGATTGCTGCGGGCAACTTTGCTTCTCTCAAGCAAAGTTACTCGCAGCTGTTGTCGTTCGATTCTTCCGGAACGGCGGTTCATGCAGCACTGGTGCATGGCTTTGGGCTAGTCATGCTGTATGGAGGGCTGGGGGTATGGATTCTCGCCGCGGCCAGCCTTGTGATCTTCGCTCCCTGGAAGACTTATCAATGTGCGACGGCAAAGTGCTCTTTGGAGTCAGATGTTGCCCTGTGCGGTGAACAGACCTGTGGTCGTTGA
- a CDS encoding alpha/beta fold hydrolase: MRNWQRPLFWLCASLWFSAYVSAQTDSSLHKTQLVTVEQGVQLEVLDWGGSGWPLIFLAGAGDTAHRFDSFSQQFVAQYHVYGITRRGFGASSHPAPANGNYSADHLGDDVLAVMKALHIARPVLVGHSIAGQELSSIGSRFPEKVSGLIYLDAATGFAFYNPAHPPLAVEMNDMKRRIDEIEAGGVDEQKKLLELETAVARFETVLHQSNAEIANLPPLPPRSPINAALNFGTQKYTSIPVPTLAIYACPQNWDRFPADQPDRKAALIADDKARCNAWADAFRHGVPTARIVLIPNADHYVYLSNEAQVVAAMKAFLATLH, from the coding sequence GTGCGCAACTGGCAGAGACCACTTTTTTGGCTGTGCGCTTCGCTTTGGTTTTCTGCGTATGTGTCGGCTCAGACGGACTCATCTCTTCACAAAACTCAATTGGTCACCGTCGAACAAGGTGTTCAGCTTGAGGTTCTGGATTGGGGCGGATCGGGCTGGCCACTCATCTTCCTCGCCGGGGCCGGAGATACCGCACACCGTTTCGACAGCTTCTCGCAACAGTTTGTCGCGCAATATCATGTCTATGGCATCACGCGGAGAGGGTTTGGCGCATCCAGCCATCCAGCACCAGCCAACGGTAACTATTCGGCGGACCACCTTGGAGATGACGTACTCGCCGTGATGAAGGCGCTTCACATTGCGCGCCCTGTACTGGTTGGGCATTCGATCGCAGGCCAGGAACTGAGTTCAATCGGCAGTCGCTTCCCAGAGAAGGTTTCCGGGCTTATCTACCTCGACGCCGCGACGGGCTTCGCTTTCTATAATCCGGCACACCCACCACTAGCCGTTGAGATGAATGATATGAAGAGAAGGATCGACGAGATAGAGGCAGGTGGGGTCGATGAGCAGAAAAAACTATTGGAACTGGAGACAGCCGTTGCAAGGTTCGAAACCGTTCTTCATCAGAGCAATGCAGAAATAGCGAATCTGCCACCGCTACCGCCTCGTTCGCCGATTAATGCAGCGCTCAATTTCGGCACTCAGAAGTACACAAGTATTCCTGTTCCCACTCTCGCCATCTATGCCTGCCCGCAAAACTGGGACCGCTTTCCAGCTGACCAGCCGGATCGCAAAGCCGCTCTGATTGCCGACGATAAAGCACGCTGTAACGCCTGGGCCGATGCATTCCGTCATGGTGTGCCAACCGCCCGCATCGTGTTGATCCCGAATGCCGATCACTACGTATATCTCAGCAATGAAGCTCAGGTAGTCGCCGCAATGAAAGCGTTCTTAGCCACACTTCATTAG
- a CDS encoding aminotransferase class V-fold PLP-dependent enzyme produces MAALAGAFSTNSLFQQAHAADWHAATRALGAMNAMEAAQNEDFWSVIQRGYSVSTQIINLNNGGVSPSPIVVQQAVERYNQMTNEGPSYFMWQILDQGREPLRQKLARLAGASAEEIAINRNATEALNTVIYGLPLKAGDEVVGTRQDYPNMMNAYRQRAERDGIVYKQISFDFPIENPDAIVKAYEQAITPRTKLVHITHMVNWVGQLMPARQIADMAHAKGCEVIVDGAHSFGLIDFKIPDLDCDYFGTSLHKFLSAPIGSGMMWVKQDQIEKLWPLTCYGDPRSANIRKFEALGTRSFPIEQGIGEAVNFHEAIGTRRKQERIFYLKNYWATRVKDIPGVKLHTSLKPEYSCAICGVSIDGVAPRDLMNTLFDKYKIHTVSIDYEKIHCIRVTPHVYTTIADLDKFVSAIGEIAAKKA; encoded by the coding sequence ATGGCGGCCCTGGCCGGTGCCTTTTCTACAAACAGTCTCTTTCAGCAGGCGCATGCCGCGGACTGGCATGCGGCCACGCGTGCGCTGGGTGCGATGAATGCGATGGAGGCTGCGCAGAACGAGGACTTCTGGAGCGTGATTCAGCGTGGTTACTCCGTGAGCACGCAGATCATCAACCTGAACAATGGTGGCGTTTCGCCCTCGCCCATCGTGGTGCAGCAGGCGGTCGAACGCTACAACCAGATGACGAACGAAGGGCCGTCGTACTTCATGTGGCAGATTCTCGACCAGGGACGCGAACCGCTCAGGCAGAAGCTGGCGCGGCTCGCCGGGGCTTCCGCCGAAGAGATTGCAATCAACCGCAATGCGACCGAGGCGCTGAACACGGTCATCTACGGACTTCCGCTGAAGGCAGGCGATGAGGTCGTGGGAACCAGGCAGGACTATCCCAACATGATGAATGCGTATCGGCAGCGGGCCGAGCGCGACGGCATCGTCTACAAGCAGATCAGCTTCGATTTCCCCATCGAGAACCCCGATGCGATCGTGAAGGCGTATGAACAGGCAATTACGCCGCGCACGAAGCTGGTGCACATTACGCACATGGTCAACTGGGTGGGTCAGCTGATGCCTGCACGGCAGATCGCCGACATGGCCCATGCGAAGGGCTGCGAGGTGATCGTCGACGGGGCGCATTCGTTCGGCCTGATCGATTTCAAAATTCCCGATCTCGACTGCGACTACTTCGGCACCAGCCTGCACAAGTTTCTGTCGGCGCCGATCGGCTCAGGCATGATGTGGGTGAAGCAGGACCAGATTGAAAAGCTGTGGCCGCTCACCTGCTACGGCGACCCGCGCAGCGCCAACATCCGCAAGTTCGAGGCGCTGGGCACACGCAGCTTCCCCATCGAGCAGGGCATTGGCGAGGCAGTCAACTTTCACGAGGCCATCGGTACGCGCCGCAAGCAGGAGCGTATCTTCTACCTGAAAAACTACTGGGCCACGCGCGTGAAGGACATCCCCGGCGTGAAGCTGCATACGTCGCTCAAGCCTGAGTACTCCTGCGCGATCTGCGGCGTCAGCATCGACGGCGTCGCGCCGCGCGATCTCATGAATACTCTCTTCGATAAATACAAGATTCACACCGTCTCGATCGACTACGAAAAGATCCACTGCATCCGCGTCACGCCGCACGTGTACACCACGATTGCCGACCTCGATAAATTTGTGAGCGCGATTGGAGAGATTGCGGCGAAGAAGGCCTAG
- a CDS encoding dihydrofolate reductase family protein, whose amino-acid sequence MRKLKIIEHISLDGVIQVSSVPGEGGDFPYGDWTAPYRSPAGLERVVALYGESCDVLLGRRTYDLWSGYWPKAPKSPMADRLNAATKYVVTHRLESLEWGPFESVGPDLVDGVRAIKAKEGKDLILSGSSTLTSLLLEQGLADELILMVSPVLLGKGKRLFAEGTPPRSFVLENTQALPTGIIVNVYKAAGTLQNLK is encoded by the coding sequence ATGAGAAAACTGAAAATCATCGAACATATTTCACTGGATGGCGTGATCCAGGTCTCCAGTGTTCCGGGCGAAGGCGGCGACTTCCCCTACGGCGACTGGACTGCGCCGTATCGCAGCCCTGCCGGCTTAGAGAGAGTGGTTGCGTTATATGGCGAGAGCTGCGATGTGCTGCTTGGCCGTCGAACCTACGATCTCTGGTCGGGTTACTGGCCGAAGGCCCCGAAGAGTCCGATGGCGGACAGGCTGAATGCCGCGACGAAGTATGTCGTCACCCACAGGCTGGAGAGTCTGGAATGGGGCCCGTTCGAGAGCGTTGGACCGGACCTCGTGGACGGCGTTCGCGCCATCAAGGCGAAAGAGGGCAAGGACCTGATCCTTTCGGGCAGCTCAACGCTGACCTCGTTGCTGCTCGAGCAGGGGCTGGCGGATGAGCTGATTCTGATGGTCAGTCCCGTTCTGCTGGGCAAGGGGAAACGTCTTTTTGCGGAGGGAACGCCGCCACGATCCTTTGTGCTCGAGAACACACAAGCGTTGCCGACAGGCATCATCGTCAACGTCTACAAGGCCGCCGGAACGTTGCAGAACCTGAAATAA